A region from the Benincasa hispida cultivar B227 chromosome 12, ASM972705v1, whole genome shotgun sequence genome encodes:
- the LOC120067612 gene encoding transcription factor MYC1-like, whose protein sequence is MSLTCSFAAADGLPGKSFSSGSVVWLTGPDDLELYDCHRVKEAKSHGIQTLLCVPTSYGVLELASQQIIPEDWTLIQQIKSLFDSDLSNFTNTSSRPLPFLDQDFNFEDIGFISEVPEEEIETPSRKKSKTGEWPELSDSDSPVAKTEAKKTGQKRGRKPNISKENAMNHVEAERQRREKLNNRFYALRSVVPNVSRMDKASLLSDAVSYINALKAKVEEMEVQLRDSKKSDGSSGEGMDNQSTTTSEEQTKANNAIAAAIRFDVEVKIIGSDAMIRVQSQNLNFPSSIVMGAFRDLEFHIHHASITNVNDFMLQDVLIRLPHGFSTNEALKAAVLSRLQ, encoded by the coding sequence ATGTCCTTAACCTGCTCCTTCGCCGCCGCCGACGGCCTTCCCGGTAAATCCTTCAGCTCTGGTTCTGTTGTCTGGCTCACCGGCCCTGACGATCTCGAGCTTTACGACTGCCATAGAGTCAAAGAAGCCAAATCTCACGgcattcaaaccctcctctgcGTTCCAACTTCTTACGGTGTCCTGGAACTCGCTTCCCAACAAATCATCCCCGAGGATTGGACCTTAATCCAACAGATAAAATCGCTTTTCGACTCGGATCTATCTAATTTCACGAATACCAGTAGTAGGCCACTTCCGTTTTTGGATCAGGACTTTAATTTTGAGGATATTGGGTTTATAAGCGAAGTCCCGGAGGAAGAAATCGAAACCCCATCAAGGAAAAAATCGAAAACAGGGGAGTGGCCGGAGCTGTCGGATTCCGATAGCCCTGTTGCGAAAACAGAGGCCAAAAAAACCGGGCAAAAACGAGGACGGAAGCCAAATATCAGCAAAGAAAATGCAATGAACCATGTGGAAGCAGAACGGCAAAGAAGAGAGAAATTAAACAACAGATTCTACGCATTACGATCGGTAGTTCCAAATGTTTCAAGAATGGACAAAGCGTCGTTGCTTTCCGATGCGGTTTCGTATATAAACGCACTGAAAGCGAAAGTGGAGGAGATGGAAGTTCAATTGAGGGATTCGAAGAAATCCGACGGTAGCAGCGGAGAAGGCATGGATAACCAGAGCACCACCACATCGGAGGAGCAGACAAAGGCTAACAATGCCATAGCCGCCGCCATACGGTTCGATGTGGAGGTGAAAATCATAGGTTCCGATGCAATGATCAGAGTTCAATCACAGAACTTGAATTTCCCATCCTCCATTGTAATGGGTGCATTTCGAGATCTGGAGTTCCACATTCATCATGCTAGTATAACAAATGTGAATGATTTTATGCTTCAAGATGTTTTGATTAGGCTTCCTCATGGTTTCTCCACCAATGAAGCTCTGAAAGCCGCTGTTTTGTCAAGATTACAGTAA